Proteins encoded within one genomic window of bacterium:
- a CDS encoding IS21 family transposase, protein MKTTREHLNIIDAFHDLGSYRAAARLCGTTHKTVRKVVERHEAGGPWARRPRLTSRNTDKVMSVIRERVRTTDGRISAKRLLPAARAAGYKGSARNLRRAVAKVKAEWRRERRIYRPWVPSPGQHLVVDWTKIAVGLHMFCAVSAWSRYRFVRFASDETKETTLTLMAECFEELGAVPAVVLTDRMACLKNGVVANVVVPHPDYVRFAAHYGFRPDFCEAQDPESKGVVENLCGYAQRDLVVPADNFGGDVASGNRQAKLWGLEVNDRVHSETQATPDVRLVEERALMRPLPSLRPALCRGQLRKVDRMQTIRFGAARYSLPTAWVGKQIEVTVQDHEVLLAYDGNEIERHLLMAPGEVSIKDEHYQGKSRMPARAIRVRTGTERAFIALGPPAEAFLRAAAAVGTSRLAAELADIVTLEMSWSREQLLAALERATRFRRFKAADIRSILEAGPSAPNPVPAGDALKLALPEVPVRPLSAYSLEAIR, encoded by the coding sequence TTGAAGACGACGAGGGAGCATTTGAACATCATCGATGCGTTTCATGATCTGGGGAGCTACCGAGCGGCGGCGCGCTTGTGCGGTACGACGCACAAGACTGTGAGGAAGGTTGTCGAGCGGCACGAGGCAGGCGGCCCTTGGGCGCGGAGGCCGCGGCTGACGTCGAGGAACACCGACAAGGTGATGTCGGTCATCCGAGAGCGGGTGCGCACGACCGACGGCCGCATCTCCGCCAAACGATTACTTCCGGCGGCGCGCGCCGCTGGCTACAAGGGCTCCGCCCGCAATCTTCGTCGCGCGGTCGCCAAGGTCAAGGCGGAGTGGCGGCGGGAGCGACGAATCTATCGACCTTGGGTGCCGAGCCCGGGCCAGCACCTGGTCGTGGACTGGACCAAGATCGCGGTCGGCCTGCACATGTTCTGCGCCGTGTCCGCGTGGTCGCGATACCGCTTCGTGCGCTTCGCCAGCGACGAGACCAAGGAGACGACCCTGACCTTGATGGCGGAATGCTTTGAGGAACTGGGAGCGGTGCCGGCGGTCGTGCTCACCGACCGCATGGCCTGTCTCAAGAATGGGGTCGTCGCCAACGTCGTGGTGCCTCACCCCGACTACGTCCGCTTCGCCGCGCACTACGGTTTCCGGCCGGACTTCTGCGAAGCCCAAGACCCGGAATCGAAGGGCGTCGTCGAGAACCTGTGCGGGTATGCGCAACGCGATCTGGTCGTGCCCGCGGACAACTTCGGCGGCGACGTCGCGAGCGGCAATCGCCAAGCCAAGCTCTGGGGTCTCGAGGTGAACGACCGCGTCCACAGCGAGACGCAGGCGACTCCGGACGTGCGACTGGTGGAGGAGCGAGCGCTGATGCGACCGCTGCCGTCTCTGCGACCGGCGCTCTGTCGTGGCCAGCTGCGCAAGGTCGACCGCATGCAAACGATTCGCTTCGGCGCGGCCCGCTACTCGTTGCCGACCGCCTGGGTGGGCAAGCAGATCGAGGTCACCGTGCAGGACCACGAGGTGCTGCTCGCGTACGACGGAAACGAGATCGAAAGGCATCTGCTCATGGCGCCCGGTGAGGTCTCTATTAAGGATGAGCACTACCAGGGCAAGTCGAGGATGCCGGCACGGGCTATCCGCGTTCGGACCGGGACCGAGCGTGCGTTCATCGCGCTCGGACCTCCCGCCGAAGCCTTCCTGCGTGCAGCGGCGGCGGTCGGCACATCGCGACTGGCAGCCGAGCTCGCGGACATCGTGACCCTGGAGATGAGCTGGAGTCGTGAGCAGCTGCTGGCGGCGCTGGAGCGGGCGACTCGCTTCCGTCGCTTCAAGGCAGCTGACATTCGCTCCATCCTCGAGGCTGGTCCATCGGCTCCCAACCCGGTGCCCGCTGGCGACGCGCTGAAATTAGCGCTGCCGGAGGTTCCGGTCAGACCGCTGAGCGCCTACTCCCTGGAGGCGATTCGATGA
- a CDS encoding ATP-binding protein: protein MSTTALPLAPDLVAGLRRLKLSTVRAIAPDVCQTAKTQRWAPDEFLRTLNEAEISARDESNYQNRLKMAGFPVTKTLDDFKLQISSVPKATFDYLASLEWIRAKEDLILVGPAGTGKSHLLVGLGHAAVRAGLRVRFFVASDLVETLYRGLADNSVGKVIDGLLRADLVLLDELGFAPLDLTGTQLLFRFIAAAYERRALGIASHWPFDQWGRFLPEPTTATSMIDRLLHHSVVVVTEGESYRLREARSRGGERHKK, encoded by the coding sequence ATGAGCACGACCGCGCTACCACTCGCACCGGACCTGGTCGCCGGTCTGCGCCGCCTCAAACTCTCGACCGTCCGGGCCATCGCACCGGACGTGTGCCAAACCGCCAAGACTCAGCGCTGGGCGCCGGACGAATTTCTGCGCACCCTCAACGAAGCGGAGATCTCGGCGCGCGATGAATCCAACTACCAGAACCGATTGAAGATGGCCGGCTTCCCAGTCACCAAGACCCTCGATGACTTCAAGCTCCAGATCTCGTCAGTCCCCAAGGCAACCTTCGACTACCTCGCCTCATTGGAATGGATCAGAGCCAAGGAGGACCTCATCCTTGTCGGTCCAGCGGGCACTGGCAAGTCGCATCTGCTTGTCGGTCTCGGTCACGCGGCCGTGCGTGCCGGCCTGCGCGTTCGTTTCTTCGTTGCCTCCGACCTCGTCGAGACGCTCTACCGCGGCCTCGCAGACAACTCGGTGGGCAAAGTCATCGATGGTCTGCTGCGCGCCGACCTGGTTCTCCTCGACGAGCTGGGCTTTGCACCACTTGACCTCACCGGCACCCAGCTCCTCTTCCGTTTCATCGCCGCCGCCTATGAGCGGCGTGCGCTTGGCATCGCCAGCCACTGGCCCTTCGACCAATGGGGACGTTTCCTTCCGGAGCCGACCACAGCCACCTCAATGATTGATCGCCTCCTCCACCACAGCGTCGTGGTGGTCACCGAGGGCGAGTCCTACAGGCTCCGCGAAGCCCGTTCAAGAGGAGGTGAGCGCCACAAGAAGTGA